ACAGCACCGCCACCAGACGCAGCGTTACCGCTACCGGCAGGGCCGCCAGCATCACCACCCGCATCGGGTTATCTTCTGCCACCGCACTGATGGCCCACACCCAGGCGCCGAGCGCAAAGAACACCACGCGGATCAGATCGAGGATCACCCGCAGGCCCAGATAGCCCAGCCGTGCCCCCCAGGTCAGCGACTGCACACTGCGCAGTCGTTGCTCCACCGGCAGCATACGCCAGCTGACGAGCCGTTCCAGCACGTAACCCACCACTACCATGCCAATCAGCAGCAACACCAGCTTGAGCAGCCCGTAGCTCTGATAATCGGTCATCCGCCCCCACACTGGCTCCAGCGGCGACAGGTCCGCCACAGCCTGATGTGCCTCCTGCAGGCGACTCTGGAACAGATTGGACTGATCCCGTACCTGCTGCAGCATGGTGGCGGCGCGGGCATTGGCCAGCGCGTTGTAATCCTCGGCAGTAGTGGTTGCCGCCATGGCCGGCAGGCTGAGTACCAGCGCCAGCAGTGTGGCGATCAGCATCACTGACCTGTGCTGCAGCCCTGTCATACCTGCCATCAGTAACTGCCATAGTGCTGGCTTACCGGGTCTGTACCGCACTGTCATTGTTTGCTCCTGTGATGCCACTGGCAGGCTGCAGGCCGTTTTTGCCCTGCCTGCCAGACCGGCATGAAGTCCTTGACCTGTCTTAGCCACTCAGTTTGCTGAACACCGTCCCTTCGCGACTAAGCTCGGCAAAGGTGCCCTGCTCCACCAGCTGTCCCTGCTGCATCACCAGCACCTGCTCGAAACGATCTGCCAGCTCGGCCCGGTTCAGTACCCAGATCTGCGTAGCTTCCGGATACTCCTGCAGCAGCACATCCATCATCCGTGTTTCGGCAATGGGGTCGAGGCCGGACGTCGCCTGATTGAGGATCAGAATATCCGGGTTCTTCAGCAGAACCCGCACGATCGCCACTTTCTGCCGCTGCGATAGGGTCAGACGGCTGCCGCCGGTGCCGACGTGATAATTCAGGCCGATCCCCAGCAGGATATTTTCCAGCTGTTCCGATTCGATGATTTCGCGGATCAGCTGGCCAACCCGGGTCTGCGCTCTGGCCTGACCATACGCCGGACGGCCAAACAGCAGGTTGTCCTGCACACTGAGGCCGGGGTTGTACTGATCAGGATCAAAGGGCTGGTGATTCAGCCCCAGATCACGCATGCGTTTGGCAAACAGCTGACGGGCATAGAGAATGCGCGCCTGCAGCACCTTGTCGATCAGCCCCAGACGATGACGGGCAGGCGACACCTGGAAGGTCAGCGCCAGCAGGCGTTCGACAATTTCGCCGCTGAGGCTGTCGAGGTTGGTCTGATCACGCACCTTGGTCAGCAGGGTGCGGTAGTAAGGCAAGTCTTCATAACGAATGAAACTGAAGCGTTCAAACAGCTCGGAGTTCTCATCCAGATCGGAGAACAGGTCCACCATGGTGGAGGTAAGCTCGATGCCGATACGCAGGAAGGTATCAAACAGCTCCTGATCACGCAGGAACTGCTGCAAGCCGGGCCGTCCGGCAATCACCTGATAATCCAGCTCACGGCCGATCACCACACCGAACATCAGGTTCTCAATGACGTTGAGGTTGGTGTTGTAGCGCTGTTCGTCAAACACTTCCACCAGCCCTTCGTACTCCTTCTCCTGCAGGCGCTGACGCAGTACATGGCGGGCGGCAACGATGCGCTCGATCTTCTCCTTCGGCGCGTGTTCATCCAGCTTGCCCAGCAAGCCCAGCTGAATCACATCCTGCTTCAGGTCGACCTGCTCCAATACCGACGACAGGCGCACATGGAGTTCGCTCATGGAATCCAGACCAAGCCGCTGCAGATCGGTCCAGTCCTGCTGCGGGTCATCTTCGCTGTTACCGGACAGACGGGCCTGCTGAGCATCCCAGCGCTGCTCCTCACCGTATTCGCGGGCCGCGGTATACAGACCGTAATAGACGTTGGCGCGCAGGGTGCCAGTAAAGATATGGGCGTTGTCGCTGACGTACCCCACCTTCTCGCCGATGGTCGACTGCGGCAGGCTATTCATGTCCGCCTCGGCCAGCAGCAGTTTGCCCTGGGTTGGCTGATACAGTCTGGCCAGCAGTCGCGCCAGCTCTTCCTTGCCGCTGCTGGCATTGCCGACGATGGCGATTTTTTGCCCAAGTGACAGACGGAAGTTGATACGCTCCAGCAGGTTGAACCCGACATGCTCGGCGTAGCTCAGATTGGTTGCCTGCCAGCTGCCAGCAGACATATCCAGCGGCGCAGCCGGTGCATCCTGCAGATGGGCATCGAGCATGCCGGGCGGCTGGAACTGCTCGACAATCTGCTCGTACTTGATGCGGATGTCCTCTTTGCTCTGATAATAGGTCAGCAGCTCTTTCCAGGGGTCATTCAGCTCCTTGAACGCCGCAATGGCGGTGACCAGTGCCCCCAGTGACAGCTGGCCATTGATGACGTAATAACCACCCAGCAAATAGAAGAAGAACGGCGTCACCTGAGCCAGAAAGTTATTGAGGAACTTGATGAAGAACTTACGTTTGTAGATGTCGTAGCGGATGGTGAAGATAGTGCCCAGCCAGGAGCTGATCACGGCCTTCTCATAGCGGCTGGTATGGTTGGCATGGATTTCCTGCATGCCATTGATGGAGTCACTGAGGCGATCACCCAGTTTGCGCACCGTCAGCACCCGCTCCTTGCTCAGGCGGTTAACCACCCGCTGCAGACGCGGAATCAGCCACAGCTGGAACGGATACAGTGCCGTCGCCAGCAACCCCAGCCATAACGACTGGTTAAAGATGAAGAACAGGTAGGTAATCAGCATGCCGCCCTGGAATGCGGGCAGCGCATAGGCATCACCGACAAAACCGCCCAGCGGCTCAGTCTCGGAGATCAGGATGGGCAGCATCTCGCCCTGTGACACCTTCTTGTAGTGCGGCAGCGGGAAACGCAGCATCTGCGCAAACAAATCAAAACGCAGGCGCCGCAGCATCCGCTCACCGACCACACCGCGATAGACGTTGAGGACGTACTTCATCACCCCATTGATGATGACCAGCACCAGAAACAGGGAGCACAGCAGCACCAGATACGTGAGCTGATCAATGGGAAAACCCAGAATGGTATCCGGAATGTTGGCGCCACCGATGGCATCGTTGATGATTTTCTTGGGAACTGCCAGCGTCCAGTACATGAACGGCAGAGAAGCCACCGTCAGCAGCAGGATCAGTATCTGATCGCGCCGGGTGTGCTTGAGGATGTAGCGAAATATTGATGACTCCATGTACCCGCCTGTTGACCTGACCTGGCGACCGCACCACACTTGCCGCCGAAACACTGTAAAGACTGACTGTATATAAGCTAACTATAAGAACGTGCTGACGATCTCGCGAGCTGGCAGCAATGGCTGAGAGTGGGGAGTTTTCTCAATGAAAATGAACATCCTGCCACTCTTTTCAATGCCCGATGGCCAGCGCGCACGTTTTGAGTCTGTTTACGCTCTGTACCCAAGAGCAGCCTGTGCCCGGATAGGGAAGAACCACCATCGCTGGCGAAGCTGACTGTCAGTAGGTGCTCACAGGCTCCGTCAGCTTTCGAGGAGCACTCATTGGAAACACCTAGTGATTCTGCCGCCACAGCCGGGGCAGCGGAATACCGCCCTGTCGGTAACAATATAGCCCTGATTTTAAAAGGCTACCCACGCCTGTCGGAAACCTTTATTGCACAGGAGATTCGTGCGCTGGAGCAGCGTGGTCTGAACATCCTGCTGGTTTCACTGCGTCACCCCACCGACAAACGTACTCATCCGATTCATGATGAAATCCGCGCACCAGTGCTTTACCTGCCGGAGTATCTGTATCAGGAACCCTGGCGTGTCTGTAAAGGCCTGGTAAAAAGCGTAAGACTACCGGGCTTTGCCAGTGCTGTCAGGGCTTTCCTGCGCGACCTGTATCGCGACCGCAGCCCCAACCGGGTAAGACGCTTTGGTCAGGCGCTGGTCCTCGCGGCGGAGCTGCCGCAACAATACCGGCAATTGTATGCCCATTTCATTCATACCCCAGCGTCCGTAACCCGCTACACAGCGTTGCTTTGCCAGCTGCCCTGGTCCGCCTCGGCTCACGCCAAGGACATCTGGACCCTTGAGCCCTGGGAGCTGCGGGAAAAGCTCGCTGATCTTGAATGGATTGCCACCTGTACCGGCGCCAACCATCACTACCTGCAACGTCTCAGCCCTGACCCGGACAAGGTACGGCTGGTCTATCACGGTCTCGACTTCAGTCGCTTCGACAGCCCGGCTGTCAGCCACTCTAGCCACGATGGCCGTACCGCCAGCGCCCCAGTGACACTGGTATCCGTTGGCCGGGCCGTGCCGAAAAAGGGCTACGACGTACTGCTGCAGGCGCTGGCGCAACTGCCTGCCGACCTGCACTGGCGCTTCCTGCATATCGGCGGTGGCAGTGAGCTGGATAAGCTAAAAGCTCAGGCTCAGCAACTCGGCATCGCCGGGCGCATCGAGTGGCGTGGCGCCCTGCCGCAAAAAGAGGTGCTGGAAGCCTATCGTCAGGCTGACCTGTTCGTACTGGCATCGCGCATCACGGCCGACGGTGACCGGGATGGTCTGCCCAATGTACTGATGGAAGCCCAGAGCCAGCGGCTGGCCTGTCTGGCGACAGATATTTCCGGTATTCCAGAGCTGATCATGGATGAACAGACCGGTCTGCTGGTACCCCAGCAGGATGCCACAGCGCTGACGCAGGCCCTGCAGCGCCTGATCACCACCCCGCAGCTGCGGCTGCAGCTGGGCGAGGCAGGCTATCAGCGGGTCAGGCAGGTGTTCACCATGGCACGCGGCATCGACCAGCTGATGGGGCTGTTCCAGCAGGGCACCGCCCATCCTGCCGATGACTTCACCAAGCCCGGCAACACGGCTGCGGATGCCTGTTCATGCTGCGAGTAGCCTTCTATGCGCCGCTGAAGCCGCCTGATCATCCCAATCCTTCCGGCGACCGCCAGATCGCCCGGCTGTTCATACAGGCCCTGCAGCAGGCGGGCTGCCAGGTTGAGCTCGCCAGCCGTCTTCGCAGCCGTGACGGCAAGGGCGACCTGTTACGCCAGCAGCGTATCGGGCAGGTTGCCAGTGGTCTGGCCCGACGGCTGATCCGCCGCTATCAGCGCCTGCCAGTGGCTCAGCGCCCACAGCTGTGGTTCACCTATCATCACTATCACAAGGCACCTGACTGGATTGGCCCGCAGGTCGCTGATGCGCTGAACATTCCCTACGTGATTGCCGAAGCGTCCTATTCTGCCCGCCAGCACCACGGCCCCTGGCAGCACGGTCTGGAAGGCAGTATTCGCGGTCTGCGCCGTGCCGATGCGCTGCTCTGTCTCAACCCCAAGGATCAGCCAGCCCTGCGTCAGCTGCTGGGAGAGCAGGCACCGCTGCATCGCTTTCCACCTTTTCTGGATCTCAGCCCCTACCTTCGGCTCGACACCGCGGCTGCCCCTGCACGGCAGCTCGCCAGACAGCAGCTGGGGGAACAATGGCAGATACCCGCTGACCGCCCCTGGCTGATTACTGCGGCGATGATGCGCCCGGGTGACAAGCAGGCGTCCTACCATCTGCTGGCCGAAGCGTTGCGGCAGCTGCCTGACCGGCCATGGCAACTGCTGGTGCTGGGTGATGGACTGGCCCGGACTGACATCGAAAACGATTTCCGCGGCCTGCCGGTCAGCTGGCTCGGTCGCCAGCCCCCCGAAGCCCTGCAGCCCTGGCTCAGTGCTGCTGACCTGTTTGTCTGGCCCGCCGTTAATGAAGCCTTCGGCATGGCGTTACTGGAAGCCCAGGCGTGCGGACTGGCTGTGATCGCCGGTGATGAAGGTGGCGTCGCCTCCATCCTCGCCCCCGAGGCCAGCCAGGCAGTCACCCCACGGGACAGTCAGGCCTTTGCCCGTGCTGTGGCTGCCGCACTGGATAGCGATCTTCATCAGCGTGGCCTGCAGGCTCGTCAGCATGTACTTGATCATCATGGCCTGCCCGCTGCCAGTCAGCAGCTGCAGCAATTGCTCAGCGCACTTGTGGATAAATACGCCAGTCCGGCTCAGGCAGAGGGAACAGAATGACTGTGGATATCTTACTGCTGCGCCACGGCCCCACCCTGTGGAATAGCGAGAAGCGCATTCAGGGTCGTACCGATATTCCCCTGTCTGCCGAAGGGCTCGACGCGCAGGCCGAACGCAGCCTGCCGTCGGACTGGCAGCAGGCTGTGTGGTACAGCAGCCCGCTGCAACGGGCTCGGCAAACGGCCGCTGCGCTGGGGCTTGAAGTGCAGCTGGCCCCGCTGCTGATAGAAATGGACTGGGGCGAATGGGAAGGACAACGCCTGCCGGAGCTGCGGCAACAGCTCGGCTCTGCCATGCAGACCATGGAAGACCGGGGTCTGGACCTGTGTCCGCCCGGCGGAGAGAGCCCCCGTCAGGTACAGCAGCGTCTGTATCGCTGGTGTGAAGAGCAGGCACTGCAGGCATCCCAGCTGACTGAATACCGGGTTGGCGCGGTCACGCACAAAGGGGTGATCCGCGCCGCACTGGCAGCCGCCTGTGACTGGAATATGCTGGGCAAGGCGCCGGTCAAACTGGACTGGCAGCGGGCTCACTGGTTCCGCTGGCAGCAGGGCAGGCTCAGTCTGGTACAGGCCAACTGCTGAGCAGCCAAAGCGTTTACTGTGCGCTGGGTATATTTAACCGGCTGAGCAGGCGCCCGAACGGCAGCTCCATCCTGCGCCCGGCCTGACGCATGGCATCCACCAGCTGACGGCTGGGAGCGTCAGGCGTCTGGTGCGGGAAGGCATAGACCACCACATTGCCCTCTTCCACCGGCAGCAACCAGTAACGACCGGGATAGCAGGCCTTGAACAGCTCTTCGTTCTGCGGGTGCCCGGACTGCCCACGCTGCCACTGGTTAAGCACAATGATGCCGTCACGTTTGAGCAGACGATTGCACTGATCAAGAAAGGCAGCGGTGCCCTGCGCGGAGGCCATGCCTTCTTCCAGATAGATATCCGCCAGAATCAGGTCATAGGCATCCAGCTCGGCGTTGTGGATAAACTCCACCGCATCCATCACATGTATCTGCATCTGCGGGTCAGCTTCGGGAAACTCGAAGAACTGTTTGGCGGCTTCATACACCTGACCGCGCAGCTCCACCACATCCATCTGCAACTCCGGCAGCAGGCGGCGCAGACCGCGGGGCAGCGTACCCGCACCGAGGCCCAGTACCAGCGCCCGTTTGGGTCTGGAGTGGAACACGCCCGTCATCAGCATCGCCTGCACATAGTCGTATTCCACCCAGTCAGGGCGGTGAATCAGGATGCAGGCCTGCTCGGTTTCCAGCTCCTCACCAAAACACAGAAAGCGGTAAGGGCCAGCTTCGACTACCCGAATAACACCCCAGGCGTCATACGCGCGCCATATTTCACGTTCATTGGTGGCCAGCATCTGGGTATTCCGCAGAAAAGAAGAGAAATCAGAAAGGAAAGTCGCACATTCTATACTGACCGCAGTCCGGCAGCGAAGTCAGTCGCCGTGGTGCAATCATGAAAAAAACAAGGCAGGTCGATCCGCCTGCCTTGTCATTGTCCCGCCCACCGCCTGTTCAGGCGCCAGCTCAATTGGATACCAGCACCGGGCCGATATGCGTCCCTACCGCTACACCGCCCAGCGTGGCAGGTACCAGCTTCATCGGACGGCCAAACACTGGGTTCTTACCCCAGAAATTGGGTACCGGGCGCTGGCTGGTGCGGCCCGCTGTGGAAGAGGCATCCCATACCCACACCCGGCCCTGACCATCGATATGGGAGAACACCGCAACGTGCGTCTCATAGCCCTGACTTTTCGGGTCAAAGAAAATCCAGTCGCCTTCACGCAGCTGCACCATGTCGGTCAGCGGATAGGTGTTGTATTTGTACAGGGCATCTGCGGTGACATCACCTTCCAGTTTGCTCTGGTAACGGAAGCCACGCAGCCCCAGCTGTGAATAAGACCATACCAGCAGCCCTGAACAGTCAAACCCGCGTGAGGGTGACTGGGCCCCCCAGACGTACGGCTTACCGACCTGAGTGCTGATGGTTTTGATGATCGATAACTGTTCCTGAGGCTCCAGCGGCACCTGCTCGTACTGCACCCCGTGGATAAGTTTGCCCGGATTACTGCTCGCGACGGGCTTGGTCTGATTGCCACTGCAACCTGCCAGTACCGCCGCCAGCACCAGTATCAACCACCCCTGAAATCGTGCCAAAGGCGTCCCACTGATCCTCGCCCAGACCTGCATAATACTTCCCCTAAACCTTCAATCCGCCCCTGCCACCGGGGTAATTCCATTTCCCGGCGAATGCCCACTGCCGGGTCACATGCTCCTGGGAGCCATTTCACTGCTATTTACGCTAGTATTTCAGCCCATGCCTGAGCGCGATCACGTCACCACCCGGTACGTTGCCGCGCTCTCCCTGTCTTGTCCTGATCAGGAAGTACCCATGACCAAGTCCTCCACGCCCGAGAGCATGTTGCCTCTGCAAGGCCTGTTCCAGCGCCAGCACCACTTTCAGCATCTGCTGGCCATGGCCCACTGGGATCAGGCGACGATGATGCCCGATCACGGTGCCGAGGCCCGCGCCGACGCCATCGCCGAACTGGAAACCCTGTGCCATCAGCAGCTGACTGCACCACAGGTGGAGGAATGGCTGAATCAGGCGGCACAGGATAGCACGCTGGATGCCAAACAGAAGGCCAGTCTGCGTGAAATGCAGCGCCAGTGGCGGCAGGCGGCGGTATTACCGGAACAGCTGGTGAAGGCACAAAGCCTTGCCGGTGCCCGGTGTGAACATGCCTGGCGTGAACAGCGCAAGGCCAACGACTGGCAAGGCTTTGCCGCCAATCTCAAGGAAGTGGTGGCACTGTCACGGGAAGAGGCGCAGATCCGAGCGGCAGCCACCGGCAGCACGCCTTATGAA
This Pokkaliibacter sp. MBI-7 DNA region includes the following protein-coding sequences:
- a CDS encoding fused MFS/spermidine synthase, which translates into the protein MLATNEREIWRAYDAWGVIRVVEAGPYRFLCFGEELETEQACILIHRPDWVEYDYVQAMLMTGVFHSRPKRALVLGLGAGTLPRGLRRLLPELQMDVVELRGQVYEAAKQFFEFPEADPQMQIHVMDAVEFIHNAELDAYDLILADIYLEEGMASAQGTAAFLDQCNRLLKRDGIIVLNQWQRGQSGHPQNEELFKACYPGRYWLLPVEEGNVVVYAFPHQTPDAPSRQLVDAMRQAGRRMELPFGRLLSRLNIPSAQ
- a CDS encoding glycosyltransferase family 4 protein — translated: METPSDSAATAGAAEYRPVGNNIALILKGYPRLSETFIAQEIRALEQRGLNILLVSLRHPTDKRTHPIHDEIRAPVLYLPEYLYQEPWRVCKGLVKSVRLPGFASAVRAFLRDLYRDRSPNRVRRFGQALVLAAELPQQYRQLYAHFIHTPASVTRYTALLCQLPWSASAHAKDIWTLEPWELREKLADLEWIATCTGANHHYLQRLSPDPDKVRLVYHGLDFSRFDSPAVSHSSHDGRTASAPVTLVSVGRAVPKKGYDVLLQALAQLPADLHWRFLHIGGGSELDKLKAQAQQLGIAGRIEWRGALPQKEVLEAYRQADLFVLASRITADGDRDGLPNVLMEAQSQRLACLATDISGIPELIMDEQTGLLVPQQDATALTQALQRLITTPQLRLQLGEAGYQRVRQVFTMARGIDQLMGLFQQGTAHPADDFTKPGNTAADACSCCE
- a CDS encoding histidine phosphatase family protein; protein product: MTVDILLLRHGPTLWNSEKRIQGRTDIPLSAEGLDAQAERSLPSDWQQAVWYSSPLQRARQTAAALGLEVQLAPLLIEMDWGEWEGQRLPELRQQLGSAMQTMEDRGLDLCPPGGESPRQVQQRLYRWCEEQALQASQLTEYRVGAVTHKGVIRAALAAACDWNMLGKAPVKLDWQRAHWFRWQQGRLSLVQANC
- a CDS encoding NlpC/P60 family protein, which produces MQVWARISGTPLARFQGWLILVLAAVLAGCSGNQTKPVASSNPGKLIHGVQYEQVPLEPQEQLSIIKTISTQVGKPYVWGAQSPSRGFDCSGLLVWSYSQLGLRGFRYQSKLEGDVTADALYKYNTYPLTDMVQLREGDWIFFDPKSQGYETHVAVFSHIDGQGRVWVWDASSTAGRTSQRPVPNFWGKNPVFGRPMKLVPATLGGVAVGTHIGPVLVSN
- a CDS encoding glycosyltransferase family 4 protein is translated as MLRVAFYAPLKPPDHPNPSGDRQIARLFIQALQQAGCQVELASRLRSRDGKGDLLRQQRIGQVASGLARRLIRRYQRLPVAQRPQLWFTYHHYHKAPDWIGPQVADALNIPYVIAEASYSARQHHGPWQHGLEGSIRGLRRADALLCLNPKDQPALRQLLGEQAPLHRFPPFLDLSPYLRLDTAAAPARQLARQQLGEQWQIPADRPWLITAAMMRPGDKQASYHLLAEALRQLPDRPWQLLVLGDGLARTDIENDFRGLPVSWLGRQPPEALQPWLSAADLFVWPAVNEAFGMALLEAQACGLAVIAGDEGGVASILAPEASQAVTPRDSQAFARAVAAALDSDLHQRGLQARQHVLDHHGLPAASQQLQQLLSALVDKYASPAQAEGTE
- a CDS encoding ATP-binding cassette domain-containing protein, which translates into the protein MESSIFRYILKHTRRDQILILLLTVASLPFMYWTLAVPKKIINDAIGGANIPDTILGFPIDQLTYLVLLCSLFLVLVIINGVMKYVLNVYRGVVGERMLRRLRFDLFAQMLRFPLPHYKKVSQGEMLPILISETEPLGGFVGDAYALPAFQGGMLITYLFFIFNQSLWLGLLATALYPFQLWLIPRLQRVVNRLSKERVLTVRKLGDRLSDSINGMQEIHANHTSRYEKAVISSWLGTIFTIRYDIYKRKFFIKFLNNFLAQVTPFFFYLLGGYYVINGQLSLGALVTAIAAFKELNDPWKELLTYYQSKEDIRIKYEQIVEQFQPPGMLDAHLQDAPAAPLDMSAGSWQATNLSYAEHVGFNLLERINFRLSLGQKIAIVGNASSGKEELARLLARLYQPTQGKLLLAEADMNSLPQSTIGEKVGYVSDNAHIFTGTLRANVYYGLYTAAREYGEEQRWDAQQARLSGNSEDDPQQDWTDLQRLGLDSMSELHVRLSSVLEQVDLKQDVIQLGLLGKLDEHAPKEKIERIVAARHVLRQRLQEKEYEGLVEVFDEQRYNTNLNVIENLMFGVVIGRELDYQVIAGRPGLQQFLRDQELFDTFLRIGIELTSTMVDLFSDLDENSELFERFSFIRYEDLPYYRTLLTKVRDQTNLDSLSGEIVERLLALTFQVSPARHRLGLIDKVLQARILYARQLFAKRMRDLGLNHQPFDPDQYNPGLSVQDNLLFGRPAYGQARAQTRVGQLIREIIESEQLENILLGIGLNYHVGTGGSRLTLSQRQKVAIVRVLLKNPDILILNQATSGLDPIAETRMMDVLLQEYPEATQIWVLNRAELADRFEQVLVMQQGQLVEQGTFAELSREGTVFSKLSG